In Patulibacter sp. SYSU D01012, a single window of DNA contains:
- a CDS encoding DUF4349 domain-containing protein produces MLRRDPVLSPEARADLEALDAALAGAPDADAELTALVADVAAARPAPGDDARVRLQARADAASAAAAGTDAARAPRRPRRVPVRPRRSRRLLGALAATCVVAGVAVAVSEQARDGAGTGELLSMQQELAPPAGRAASGGADAPSAADDRAAPERTAPGAGPGASGPASADRRVRRAVDQTVRVADDGVAAAAGRAEQVVTAAGGHVARSAVRERGSDPGAELELVVPTARLDATVAALGRLGRPVALDRQADDVTDAAVALEDHLRDARAERAATRLALARATGDERRAARRRELRILSSRVARLEGQVRAMRRSTDEATIALRLVTADAAVAAPVDDGAWGPGDAWRDASGVLRVAAGVALLLAVVLLPAMLLAGGGWALLRSGRRARAARLIDGA; encoded by the coding sequence GTGCTGCGTCGTGACCCCGTCCTGTCCCCCGAGGCCCGCGCGGACCTGGAGGCGCTCGACGCCGCCCTGGCCGGCGCGCCCGACGCGGACGCCGAGCTGACGGCGCTCGTCGCGGACGTCGCCGCCGCGCGCCCCGCGCCGGGCGACGACGCCCGCGTGCGGCTGCAGGCGCGGGCCGACGCGGCGAGCGCCGCGGCCGCCGGCACCGATGCGGCCCGCGCGCCTCGTCGCCCGCGGCGCGTCCCGGTGCGGCCCAGGCGGTCGCGCCGGCTGCTGGGCGCCTTGGCCGCCACGTGCGTCGTCGCGGGCGTGGCGGTGGCCGTGAGCGAGCAGGCGCGTGACGGGGCCGGGACGGGAGAGCTGCTCAGCATGCAGCAGGAGCTGGCGCCCCCGGCCGGGCGGGCCGCGTCCGGTGGGGCCGACGCCCCCTCGGCGGCCGACGACCGGGCCGCACCGGAGCGCACCGCCCCGGGCGCTGGCCCCGGCGCGTCCGGCCCCGCGTCCGCGGATCGCCGCGTCCGCCGGGCCGTCGACCAGACGGTCCGCGTGGCCGACGACGGCGTCGCGGCCGCCGCGGGGCGCGCCGAGCAGGTCGTCACGGCGGCCGGCGGGCACGTGGCCCGCTCCGCCGTCCGCGAGCGCGGCAGCGACCCGGGGGCGGAGCTCGAGCTGGTCGTCCCCACCGCTCGGCTCGACGCGACCGTGGCGGCCCTCGGCCGGCTCGGCCGTCCCGTCGCCCTCGACCGGCAGGCGGACGACGTGACGGACGCGGCCGTCGCGCTGGAAGACCACCTGCGCGACGCCCGCGCGGAGCGCGCCGCCACCCGCCTGGCGCTCGCGCGGGCCACGGGCGACGAGCGCCGCGCCGCCCGCCGGCGCGAGCTGCGGATCCTCTCCTCGCGCGTCGCCCGCCTGGAGGGCCAGGTCCGGGCGATGCGGCGCAGCACGGACGAGGCGACGATCGCGCTGCGGCTCGTCACCGCCGACGCCGCGGTCGCCGCGCCCGTCGACGACGGCGCCTGGGGCCCGGGCGACGCGTGGCGCGACGCCTCCGGCGTGCTGCGCGTGGCGGCGGGCGTGGCCCTCCTGCTCGCCGTCGTCCTGCTCCCGGCGATGCTGCTCGCGGGCGGCGGCTGGGCGCTCCTGCGGAGTGGGCGGCGGGCCCGGGCGGCGCGACTGATCGACGGGGCCTGA
- a CDS encoding Crp/Fnr family transcriptional regulator, which yields MATPEQQVNEIDPTLELLARVPVFEALAPEDLARVAEVAVPRRFSPQQVIFREGDRSDTCYIVKEGHCRAVRHHADGRAITLAHFGVGDIFGELAMFDTDRRSATVEALDRVQALAILAGDMRRLMREHPDISAKLVVALGRRLREANERLSRQSFQTVQSRVAGVMARLVEQARNEGNDEPEVEIRITQADIAQLAGSSRESASRFLAVLERAGVLKQGRGRILVLDPAALGRYVY from the coding sequence GTGGCTACGCCCGAGCAGCAGGTGAACGAGATCGACCCCACGCTCGAGCTGCTGGCCCGCGTGCCGGTGTTCGAGGCCCTGGCGCCCGAGGACCTCGCCCGGGTGGCGGAGGTCGCGGTGCCCCGCCGCTTCTCGCCGCAGCAGGTCATCTTCCGCGAGGGCGACCGCTCCGACACGTGCTACATCGTCAAGGAGGGGCACTGCCGCGCGGTGCGCCACCACGCCGACGGCCGCGCGATCACGCTGGCGCACTTCGGCGTCGGCGACATCTTCGGCGAGCTGGCGATGTTCGACACGGACCGCCGCTCCGCCACGGTCGAGGCCCTCGACCGCGTGCAGGCGCTGGCCATCCTGGCGGGCGACATGCGCCGCCTGATGCGCGAGCACCCGGACATCTCGGCGAAGCTCGTCGTCGCCCTGGGCCGCCGCCTGCGCGAGGCGAACGAGCGCCTCTCCCGCCAGTCGTTCCAGACGGTGCAGTCGCGCGTGGCCGGCGTCATGGCCCGGCTGGTCGAGCAGGCCCGCAACGAGGGCAACGACGAGCCCGAGGTCGAGATCCGCATCACGCAGGCGGACATCGCCCAGCTCGCGGGCAGCTCACGCGAGTCGGCCAGCCGGTTCCTCGCCGTGCTCGAGCGGGCCGGGGTGCTGAAGCAGGGGCGCGGGCGGATCCTCGTGCTCGATCCCGCGGCGCTCGGCCGCTACGTGTACTGA
- a CDS encoding NUDIX domain-containing protein, giving the protein MAGRPPRRRPGRRRPAEAGDEPAKDAGEARPAGASARSSRRRRRRGGRGKTKAQGRAVVTEREFSCGGVVVRDGACLVINPVRPDGRTIATLPKGHPEEGEDPPTAAVREIWEETSVTVDVSARLGDVVYWYQREGKRIRKTVRMYLCSHVEGEPIADGFEVTRAFWMPLEEALESLAFPGDRRMVAEAMARTPDGR; this is encoded by the coding sequence ATGGCCGGGCGACCGCCCCGGCGACGCCCCGGCCGCAGACGGCCGGCGGAGGCCGGGGACGAGCCCGCGAAGGACGCCGGCGAGGCCCGTCCCGCCGGCGCGTCCGCCCGTTCCTCGCGCCGGCGCCGGCGCCGCGGGGGCCGCGGCAAGACGAAGGCGCAGGGCCGGGCCGTCGTCACCGAGCGCGAGTTCTCGTGCGGCGGCGTCGTCGTCCGCGACGGCGCGTGCCTGGTGATCAACCCCGTCCGCCCCGACGGGCGGACGATCGCGACGCTCCCGAAGGGCCATCCCGAGGAGGGCGAGGACCCGCCGACCGCCGCGGTGCGCGAGATCTGGGAGGAGACGTCGGTCACGGTCGACGTCTCGGCCCGGCTCGGCGACGTCGTGTACTGGTACCAGCGCGAGGGCAAGCGGATCCGCAAGACGGTCCGCATGTACCTGTGCTCGCACGTGGAGGGCGAGCCGATCGCCGACGGCTTCGAGGTCACCCGGGCGTTCTGGATGCCGCTCGAGGAGGCGCTGGAGTCCCTCGCGTTCCCCGGCGACCGTCGGATGGTCGCCGAGGCCATGGCCCGGACGCCCGACGGCCGTTAG
- a CDS encoding ASCH domain-containing protein produces MQVLNFYSRIFADQLKRGRKTATIRLGDKSHKYRKNQAVLVTIGYQFSPREKIFDAVIDAVEVKRVRDLSPRDIEHDNPEFRRHDELIHFLEQIYGRTVTEDDIVTVVRFSQIITSPPGYADARLGFGGAQN; encoded by the coding sequence ATGCAGGTCCTGAACTTCTACTCGCGAATCTTTGCCGACCAGCTGAAGCGGGGCCGCAAGACCGCGACGATCCGGCTGGGCGACAAGTCCCACAAGTACCGGAAGAACCAGGCGGTGCTCGTGACGATCGGGTACCAGTTCTCGCCGCGCGAGAAGATCTTCGACGCGGTGATCGACGCCGTCGAGGTCAAGCGCGTCCGCGACCTGTCGCCGCGCGACATCGAGCACGACAACCCGGAGTTCCGCCGGCACGACGAGCTCATCCACTTCCTCGAGCAGATCTACGGGCGCACGGTGACCGAGGACGACATCGTCACGGTCGTGCGGTTCAGCCAGATCATCACGAGTCCGCCGGGCTACGCCGACGCCCGCCTCGGCTTCGGCGGCGCCCAGAACTGA
- a CDS encoding Lrp/AsnC family transcriptional regulator, with product MDDTDRQILALLLEDARRTYDDIAARVSMSAPSAKRRIDRMRSMGVIQGWTAVVDHGAMGFETEALVELFYGPAVQLDEVAESLRGRPEVVEAWSVTGEADAIARVRTRGNGDLERLIRDLQRDGAVVRTRSQIVLSRLVGPGESR from the coding sequence ATGGACGACACCGATCGGCAGATCCTTGCGCTGCTCCTCGAGGATGCCCGCAGGACGTACGACGACATCGCCGCCCGGGTGTCGATGAGCGCCCCGTCGGCGAAGCGCCGCATCGACCGGATGCGCTCGATGGGCGTCATCCAGGGCTGGACCGCGGTCGTCGACCACGGCGCGATGGGCTTCGAGACCGAGGCGCTCGTCGAGCTGTTCTACGGCCCGGCGGTGCAGCTCGACGAGGTGGCGGAGTCGCTGCGCGGTCGCCCCGAGGTGGTCGAGGCGTGGAGCGTCACGGGCGAGGCCGACGCGATCGCGCGGGTGCGGACGCGCGGCAACGGCGACCTGGAGCGGCTGATCCGCGACCTGCAGCGCGACGGCGCGGTCGTCCGCACCCGCTCGCAGATCGTGCTCTCGCGCCTGGTCGGCCCCGGCGAGTCGCGCTAG
- a CDS encoding DUF6421 family protein, with product MLFDESHGEAWSIRPEVAQAMQPSHPADSSYARAAQRLRAWDVAVDAHTSGPLTADVLVDVDVLVLAHPSDPRWEKTVPGGEPTLTPEELSAVDAFVRAGGGLVVLGEEEQEKYGNNLNELLAPYGVRISNEVVQDYEQHRDAPHWVLADLPPARVDGVDVLARVDSACFYRAATLELTGDARAIAFASPTSSAPGAPLAAVSRVDQGRVVALADSDLFGDDCIDAESHGALWRNLVLWAAGEGFAAELEIAPSSAHEDPAWGELVQAVEALRTGQNADGSLDAEALSTDRAGELVEAMVGAIGRLAAHLPHQADYLRAVVADLRRWAAEGFGRPDFGTSLDVFRPDLERRDGVEHLVVFPMYKQNGSRDTAFEALLIRVPWPDWLAALEQSRYDNALFVPVMFTDYTSGYDSECAVLFPETVSVAEKAANHFGAIFCDREAERFRRTVSAAASTLRLDLPPDAAALLASQTLAQDAYLLWDLIHDRTHSHGDLPFDPFMIRQRMPYWMYALEELRCDLTAFGEAVRLEQEGMAVARDAQYAILFDRLFRFPITGTRSRNYDGLGGQLLFAYLHSTGRLRWTDNRLSIDWEHVADGVLELRTLVEDLYRRGIDRTKVAHWQAAHQLVATYVPPASNSVWAAETMAEVDDPRVHVDKVFEDEFPLSIFYASLRTKLADALQRPPRATAAAAA from the coding sequence GTGCTGTTCGACGAATCGCACGGCGAGGCGTGGTCGATCCGTCCCGAGGTCGCGCAGGCCATGCAGCCCTCGCACCCCGCGGACTCGTCCTACGCCCGCGCCGCCCAGCGGCTGCGGGCGTGGGACGTCGCCGTCGACGCGCACACCTCCGGCCCCCTCACGGCCGACGTGCTCGTCGACGTCGACGTGCTCGTGCTCGCCCACCCGTCCGACCCCCGCTGGGAGAAGACGGTGCCCGGCGGCGAGCCGACCCTGACCCCCGAGGAGCTCTCCGCGGTCGACGCGTTCGTGCGTGCCGGCGGCGGCCTCGTCGTCCTCGGCGAGGAGGAGCAGGAGAAGTACGGCAACAACCTCAACGAGCTGCTCGCGCCCTACGGCGTCCGGATCAGCAACGAGGTCGTCCAGGACTACGAGCAGCACCGCGACGCGCCGCACTGGGTGCTCGCCGACCTGCCGCCGGCGCGCGTCGACGGCGTGGACGTGCTGGCGCGCGTCGACTCCGCCTGCTTCTACCGCGCCGCGACGCTCGAGCTGACGGGCGACGCCCGCGCCATCGCGTTCGCCAGCCCGACCTCGTCCGCGCCCGGCGCCCCGCTGGCCGCCGTCTCGCGCGTCGACCAGGGCCGCGTCGTGGCCCTCGCCGACTCCGACCTGTTCGGCGACGACTGCATCGACGCCGAGAGCCACGGCGCGCTCTGGCGCAACCTCGTGCTGTGGGCCGCCGGTGAGGGCTTCGCCGCCGAGCTCGAGATCGCCCCGTCGAGCGCGCACGAGGACCCCGCCTGGGGCGAGCTCGTGCAGGCCGTCGAGGCGCTGCGCACCGGCCAGAACGCCGACGGCTCCCTGGACGCCGAGGCGCTGTCGACCGACCGCGCCGGCGAGCTCGTCGAGGCGATGGTCGGCGCGATCGGCCGCCTGGCCGCGCACCTGCCGCACCAGGCCGACTACCTGCGCGCCGTCGTCGCCGACCTGCGCCGCTGGGCCGCCGAGGGCTTCGGCCGCCCCGACTTCGGCACGTCGCTCGACGTCTTCCGCCCCGACCTGGAGCGCCGCGACGGCGTCGAGCACCTCGTCGTCTTCCCGATGTACAAGCAGAACGGCTCGCGCGACACCGCGTTCGAGGCGCTGCTCATCCGGGTCCCCTGGCCGGACTGGCTCGCCGCCCTGGAGCAGTCCCGCTACGACAACGCGCTGTTCGTCCCGGTGATGTTCACCGACTACACCTCGGGCTACGACTCCGAGTGCGCGGTGCTCTTCCCCGAGACGGTCTCCGTCGCCGAGAAGGCCGCCAACCACTTCGGCGCGATCTTCTGCGACCGCGAGGCCGAGCGCTTCCGCCGCACGGTGTCCGCCGCCGCGAGCACGCTGCGCCTGGACCTGCCGCCGGACGCCGCCGCGCTGCTGGCGTCGCAGACGCTGGCGCAGGACGCGTACCTGCTGTGGGACCTCATCCACGACCGGACGCACAGCCACGGCGACCTGCCGTTCGACCCCTTCATGATCCGCCAGCGCATGCCGTACTGGATGTACGCGCTGGAGGAGCTGCGCTGCGACCTGACCGCGTTCGGCGAGGCCGTGCGCCTGGAGCAGGAGGGCATGGCCGTCGCCCGCGACGCGCAGTACGCGATCCTCTTCGACCGCCTCTTCCGCTTCCCCATCACCGGCACCCGCAGCCGCAACTACGACGGCCTCGGCGGCCAGCTGCTCTTCGCGTACCTGCACAGCACGGGCCGCCTGCGCTGGACGGACAACCGCCTGTCCATCGACTGGGAGCACGTCGCCGACGGTGTCCTCGAACTGCGCACGCTGGTCGAGGACCTGTACCGCCGCGGCATCGACCGCACGAAGGTCGCGCACTGGCAGGCCGCGCACCAGCTCGTCGCCACCTACGTCCCGCCGGCGTCCAACTCCGTGTGGGCCGCCGAGACGATGGCCGAGGTCGACGACCCCCGCGTCCACGTCGACAAGGTGTTCGAGGACGAGTTCCCGCTGTCGATCTTCTACGCGTCGCTGCGCACGAAGCTGGCGGACGCCCTGCAGCGCCCGCCGCGCGCGACGGCCGCGGCCGCCGCATGA
- a CDS encoding low specificity L-threonine aldolase, whose translation MKGFASDNYAGVHPEVLTAIAEANDGHAVSYGEDPWTARAEELFRAHFGDAARSWLVFNGTGANVLAYRALCRPWQAVICSDTAHVHVDEAGAPERVAGTKLLTVATPDGKLTPELVDTQLQRVGDEHAPQPGLVSVTQSTELGTRYSVDELRALADHAHAHGLLLHIDGSRLSNAAAGLDVPLRAISTDIGADALSFGGTKNGLLGAEAVVMLHDGVGDGMAYLRKQTLQLASKQRFVAAQMIALLEGDLWRSSAAHANAMATRLADAMRGIPGVELTQRVEANAVFALVPPGVADELRRDFRFYTWDEATGEVRWMCSFDTTEDEVDAFAGAVERACGAAVGA comes from the coding sequence ATGAAGGGGTTCGCCAGCGACAACTACGCGGGCGTCCACCCCGAGGTCCTGACGGCGATCGCGGAGGCCAACGACGGCCACGCGGTCTCCTACGGGGAGGATCCCTGGACCGCGCGCGCGGAGGAGCTCTTCCGCGCGCACTTCGGCGACGCCGCACGGTCGTGGCTCGTCTTCAACGGCACGGGCGCGAACGTCCTGGCGTACCGCGCGCTGTGCCGTCCGTGGCAGGCCGTGATCTGCTCCGACACCGCGCACGTCCACGTGGACGAGGCGGGGGCGCCGGAGCGGGTGGCCGGCACGAAGCTGCTGACGGTCGCCACGCCCGACGGCAAGCTGACGCCCGAGCTCGTCGACACGCAGCTGCAGCGGGTCGGCGACGAGCACGCGCCCCAGCCCGGGCTCGTCTCCGTCACCCAGAGCACCGAGCTGGGGACGCGCTACTCGGTCGACGAGCTGCGCGCCCTGGCCGACCACGCGCACGCCCACGGGCTGCTGCTGCACATCGACGGCTCGCGCCTGTCGAACGCCGCCGCCGGCCTGGACGTGCCGCTGCGCGCGATCTCGACCGACATCGGCGCGGACGCCCTGTCCTTCGGCGGCACGAAGAACGGCCTGCTCGGCGCGGAGGCCGTCGTCATGCTGCACGACGGCGTGGGCGACGGGATGGCGTACCTGCGCAAGCAGACGCTGCAGCTGGCGTCGAAGCAGCGCTTCGTCGCCGCGCAGATGATCGCGCTGCTCGAGGGCGACCTGTGGCGCTCGTCCGCCGCGCACGCCAACGCGATGGCCACGCGACTGGCCGACGCGATGCGCGGCATCCCGGGCGTCGAGCTGACCCAGCGGGTCGAGGCGAACGCCGTCTTCGCCCTGGTGCCGCCCGGGGTCGCGGACGAGCTGCGCCGGGACTTCCGCTTCTACACCTGGGACGAGGCGACCGGCGAGGTGCGCTGGATGTGCTCGTTCGACACGACGGAGGACGAGGTCGACGCTTTCGCCGGCGCCGTCGAGCGCGCCTGCGGCGCGGCCGTCGGCGCCTGA
- a CDS encoding NAD(P)-dependent oxidoreductase — protein MLRWRESLERAGRSPSTIGVYLSAVRHLAAELDVDIDRVKAGKVRRGQPRELSDGELGRLLKQPDRRTRIGKRDLAMLLLMADAGLRREEVAALEPRQFEERRRHTSPALRRAVRDSTAMAVRIRGKGGVERIVPLTTAAVEAVEAWLASRPPAATDHVFVTLPRGARTPGPLSANAIYRRVVRHAKAAAVRDDRMTPHASSNTFSKALWSCSSTASFTNGRRSDGAGTAQATLRGGRFRRPRPPEPVGPGGSVRAMSASRPVRIALSRRGYPGVADASLPAGAELRQPEEGQVPDAEGLIALARDCDALVVSTADRVGEELFAAAPDLKVVALVAVGFDAVDLQAAARHGVVVTNTPGVLAETTADTAVALMLMARRGLVAATDAIRGGRWGAFDPQEFLGLDVAGATLGVVGYGEIGQAVARRGAGFGMTVLQHSRTPKPDDGIATAVGLDELLERSDVVSLNVPRTPQTVGLIGARELDLLGPRGTLVNTARGGVVDEDALLAAVREGRIHSAGLDVFAAEPLTDPKHPLLHEPRVVCLPHIGSGSIETRTRMGRMAMRNVAAVLEGEQAPNAVPLPTA, from the coding sequence GTGCTGCGGTGGCGCGAGAGCCTCGAGCGTGCCGGCCGTTCGCCCTCGACGATCGGCGTCTACCTCTCGGCGGTCCGTCATCTGGCCGCGGAGCTCGACGTCGACATCGACCGTGTGAAGGCCGGCAAGGTCCGGCGTGGGCAGCCGCGGGAGCTGAGCGACGGCGAGCTGGGGCGGCTACTCAAGCAGCCCGACCGCCGCACGCGGATCGGCAAGCGGGATCTGGCGATGCTGCTGCTGATGGCCGACGCTGGACTCCGGCGCGAGGAGGTCGCCGCGCTCGAGCCGCGCCAGTTCGAGGAGCGGCGCCGGCACACCTCCCCCGCGCTGCGCCGTGCGGTGCGGGACTCGACGGCAATGGCCGTGCGGATCCGCGGCAAGGGCGGCGTGGAGCGCATCGTGCCGCTGACCACGGCCGCGGTCGAGGCCGTCGAGGCGTGGCTCGCCAGCCGTCCGCCGGCCGCCACCGATCACGTCTTCGTGACCCTCCCCCGCGGCGCCCGCACCCCCGGGCCTCTGAGCGCGAACGCGATCTACCGGCGCGTCGTTCGGCACGCGAAGGCCGCCGCAGTACGAGACGACCGGATGACACCGCACGCGTCCTCGAACACGTTCAGCAAGGCGCTGTGGAGCTGCTCATCGACGGCCTCCTTCACGAACGGTCGGAGGTCAGACGGGGCCGGGACAGCGCAGGCCACATTGAGGGGCGGGCGGTTCCGGCGGCCGCGGCCGCCGGAACCCGTCGGCCCCGGCGGTAGCGTCCGCGCCATGAGCGCGTCCCGCCCCGTCCGCATCGCCCTCTCCCGCCGCGGCTACCCCGGGGTGGCGGACGCGTCGCTGCCTGCCGGGGCCGAGCTGCGGCAGCCGGAGGAGGGGCAGGTGCCCGACGCCGAGGGGCTGATCGCGCTCGCCCGCGACTGCGATGCGCTCGTCGTCTCGACCGCCGACCGCGTCGGCGAGGAGCTGTTCGCCGCCGCGCCCGACCTGAAGGTCGTCGCGCTCGTCGCCGTCGGCTTCGACGCCGTCGACCTGCAGGCCGCCGCCCGCCACGGCGTCGTGGTGACGAACACGCCCGGCGTCCTGGCCGAGACGACCGCCGACACCGCCGTCGCGCTCATGCTGATGGCGCGCCGCGGCCTCGTCGCGGCGACGGACGCGATCCGCGGCGGCCGCTGGGGCGCCTTCGACCCGCAGGAGTTCCTGGGCCTGGACGTCGCCGGGGCGACGCTCGGCGTCGTCGGCTACGGCGAGATCGGGCAGGCCGTCGCCCGCCGCGGCGCCGGCTTCGGCATGACCGTCCTGCAGCACAGCCGCACCCCGAAGCCCGACGACGGCATCGCCACGGCGGTCGGTCTGGACGAGCTGCTGGAGCGCTCCGACGTCGTCTCGCTCAACGTCCCCCGCACGCCGCAGACCGTCGGCCTGATCGGCGCCCGCGAGCTCGACCTGCTCGGGCCCCGCGGCACGCTGGTCAACACGGCCCGCGGCGGGGTCGTGGACGAGGACGCGCTGCTCGCCGCCGTGCGCGAGGGGCGGATCCACTCCGCCGGCCTGGACGTCTTCGCCGCCGAACCGCTGACCGATCCGAAGCACCCGCTGCTGCACGAGCCGCGCGTCGTCTGCCTGCCGCACATCGGCTCGGGGTCGATCGAGACCCGCACGCGGATGGGCCGGATGGCGATGCGCAACGTCGCGGCCGTCCTGGAGGGCGAGCAGGCGCCGAACGCGGTGCCGCTGCCGACGGCCTAG
- a CDS encoding MarR family transcriptional regulator, with translation MRPEPEQLDDLATALYGLSAIRRDLQRCAGLEHATASLQVLGVVKHYGPARISDIASELQVSLSVASRQIQALQDDGLVDRVADPHDRRSSLVALSDAGRAKLEAIHGRFVRSLGEALPDWSADEVTGLAAGLRRLRNQLAHPCTAPSRASDPQDAAHDPARPLRAGNEETSR, from the coding sequence ATGCGCCCCGAACCCGAACAGCTCGACGACCTCGCCACCGCCCTCTACGGGCTGTCCGCGATCCGCCGCGACCTCCAGCGGTGCGCCGGACTGGAGCACGCCACCGCGTCGCTCCAGGTGCTCGGCGTCGTCAAGCACTACGGGCCGGCCCGCATCAGCGACATCGCGTCCGAGCTGCAGGTCAGTCTGTCCGTCGCCAGCCGGCAGATCCAGGCGCTGCAGGACGACGGCCTCGTCGACCGGGTCGCCGACCCGCACGACCGCCGCTCGAGCCTCGTCGCGCTGTCCGACGCGGGCCGGGCGAAGCTCGAGGCCATCCACGGTCGCTTCGTCCGCTCGCTCGGCGAGGCGCTGCCGGACTGGAGCGCGGACGAGGTCACCGGCCTCGCCGCCGGGCTCCGGCGGCTGCGCAACCAGCTCGCGCACCCCTGCACCGCCCCTTCGCGGGCGTCCGACCCCCAGGACGCCGCACATGACCCCGCGCGCCCCCTGCGCGCCGGGAACGAGGAGACCAGCCGATGA
- a CDS encoding MDR family MFS transporter gives MSTTQASPPVAGQMSHRQILEALSGLLLAMFVAILSSTVVSAALPKIIADLGGGQSAYTWVVTATLLTMTISTPIWGKLSDLFNRKQLIQLGLVIYLSGSILAGFAQSSMWLIGARAIQGVGVGALTALVQVILSDLVSPRERGRYMGYLGAVFGVGTVAGPVVGGLLTDGLNWRWCFFVGIPFAAFALVLLQRTLHLPLKKREDVHIDIPGATFMAGGVASILIWVSLAGKNFDWMSWQTALMVVGGIVLLGAAVVVERRAKEPLIPLDLFEDRTVVMAVIASVAVGIAMFGTTVFLTQYMQLARGYSPTESGLLSIPMVIGLFGSSTLSGRRISQTGRYKRFMLAGSLFLTLGLALMGLIDEGTSLVEVGLFMFIVGVGVGMLMQNLILAVQNVIPVQKIGAGSALIAFFRSLGGAIGVSVMGAILSSKVTDLVKEGFAEKGIPASGMGGGSSIPELSTLPAPVRAIVEHAYGTGIAEVFLLGAPMGIIASIAVWFLREKALGTKSGLELAREQGLADDAAPAAPREPVAH, from the coding sequence ATGAGCACGACCCAAGCATCCCCGCCCGTGGCGGGACAGATGTCCCACCGCCAGATCCTGGAGGCCCTGTCCGGCCTCCTGCTCGCCATGTTCGTGGCGATCCTCTCCAGCACGGTCGTCTCGGCCGCGCTGCCGAAGATCATCGCCGACCTCGGCGGCGGGCAGTCCGCGTACACGTGGGTCGTCACGGCGACGCTGCTGACGATGACGATCAGCACCCCGATCTGGGGCAAGCTGTCGGACCTCTTCAACCGCAAGCAGCTGATCCAGCTCGGCCTGGTGATCTACCTGTCGGGCTCGATCCTCGCCGGGTTCGCCCAGTCGTCGATGTGGCTCATCGGCGCCCGCGCGATCCAGGGCGTCGGCGTCGGCGCGCTCACCGCCCTCGTGCAGGTGATCCTGTCCGACCTCGTCTCGCCCCGCGAGCGCGGCCGCTACATGGGCTACCTGGGCGCCGTCTTCGGCGTCGGCACCGTCGCCGGCCCGGTCGTCGGCGGCCTGCTGACCGACGGCCTCAACTGGCGCTGGTGCTTCTTCGTCGGCATCCCGTTCGCGGCGTTCGCCCTCGTCCTGCTGCAGCGCACGCTGCACCTGCCGCTGAAGAAGCGCGAGGACGTGCACATCGACATCCCCGGCGCCACGTTCATGGCGGGCGGCGTCGCCTCGATCCTCATCTGGGTCTCGCTCGCCGGCAAGAACTTCGACTGGATGAGCTGGCAGACGGCCCTCATGGTCGTCGGTGGCATCGTGCTGCTGGGCGCCGCGGTCGTCGTCGAGCGCCGCGCCAAGGAGCCGCTGATCCCGCTCGACCTGTTCGAGGACCGCACGGTCGTGATGGCCGTCATCGCCTCGGTCGCCGTCGGCATCGCGATGTTCGGCACGACCGTCTTCCTCACGCAGTACATGCAGCTCGCCCGCGGCTACAGCCCGACGGAGTCCGGCCTGCTCTCGATCCCGATGGTCATCGGCCTGTTCGGCTCCTCGACGCTCTCGGGTCGCCGGATCTCGCAGACCGGCCGCTACAAGCGCTTCATGCTCGCCGGCTCGCTCTTCCTGACGCTCGGCCTGGCGCTCATGGGCCTGATCGACGAGGGCACCAGCCTGGTCGAGGTCGGCCTCTTCATGTTCATCGTCGGCGTCGGCGTCGGCATGCTGATGCAGAACCTGATCCTGGCCGTGCAGAACGTCATCCCGGTGCAGAAGATCGGCGCGGGCTCGGCGCTCATCGCGTTCTTCCGCAGCCTCGGCGGCGCCATCGGCGTGTCCGTGATGGGCGCGATCCTCTCCTCGAAGGTCACCGACCTGGTCAAGGAGGGCTTCGCCGAGAAGGGCATCCCCGCGTCCGGCATGGGCGGCGGCTCCTCGATCCCCGAGCTCTCGACCCTGCCGGCCCCGGTCCGCGCGATCGTCGAGCACGCCTACGGCACGGGCATCGCCGAGGTGTTCCTGCTCGGCGCCCCGATGGGGATCATCGCCTCCATCGCCGTCTGGTTCCTGCGGGAGAAGGCGCTCGGCACGAAGAGCGGCCTGGAGCTGGCCCGCGAGCAGGGCCTGGCCGACGACGCCGCTCCCGCCGCCCCGCGCGAGCCCGTCGCGCACTGA